In Pseudomonadota bacterium, the following are encoded in one genomic region:
- a CDS encoding DUF1343 domain-containing protein — translation MITLGLEKFIRNPPESVRNRRLAILANHASTDRNFQHIVDLVNKAIPGSVKCLFSPQHGFFSEKQDNMIESAHGIDGRSKIPVFSLYSKDRQPTEAMFDLFDVLLIDLVDVGTRVYTFWSTMIYCLEAAKKYGKHVIVLDRPNPVGGEMVEGNVLKEECASFVGLYPIPMRHGMTFGELANLVNDHFQINASLEIVTMTGWKRSMLFRDTGLPWVFPSPNMPTPDTALVYPGQVVLEGTNISEGRGTTLPFELFGAPFIKHNEILERLSETPLPGCIFRPVVFEPTSNKWQGKTCFGFQIHPTDCRLFLPYRTSLALLQAVMTLYPEDFQLKAPPYEYEFDRRPVDLIVGDMQLAERLRNGEDILGLEAGWQDELVAFMEVRDQYLLYTDKQDQRIPCR, via the coding sequence ATGATTACCCTCGGCTTGGAAAAATTTATCCGGAACCCTCCTGAGAGTGTTCGTAACCGTCGGCTGGCAATTCTAGCCAATCACGCTTCCACGGACCGGAATTTTCAGCATATTGTCGACCTGGTGAATAAGGCCATTCCCGGCAGCGTGAAATGCCTTTTTTCACCCCAGCACGGTTTTTTTTCAGAAAAGCAGGATAATATGATCGAATCGGCCCACGGTATTGATGGACGTTCGAAAATCCCTGTATTCAGCCTTTACAGCAAAGATCGACAGCCTACAGAAGCGATGTTCGATTTATTTGACGTGTTGCTCATCGACCTGGTTGATGTGGGAACCAGGGTTTATACTTTCTGGTCAACAATGATTTATTGCCTGGAAGCAGCAAAGAAGTACGGCAAACATGTGATCGTTCTTGATCGACCTAATCCCGTTGGCGGTGAAATGGTAGAAGGTAATGTGCTTAAAGAAGAATGCGCATCCTTTGTCGGTCTCTATCCCATCCCGATGCGTCATGGCATGACTTTTGGCGAACTTGCAAATCTGGTGAACGATCATTTCCAGATCAACGCATCCCTTGAAATAGTCACCATGACCGGTTGGAAAAGAAGTATGTTGTTCCGTGACACCGGGCTTCCGTGGGTATTCCCGTCTCCAAACATGCCTACACCTGATACCGCCCTGGTATATCCCGGTCAGGTGGTATTGGAAGGGACGAATATTTCCGAGGGCAGAGGGACAACACTTCCCTTTGAACTCTTTGGCGCCCCTTTTATCAAGCACAACGAAATACTGGAACGCCTCAGTGAGACGCCCCTTCCAGGATGCATTTTCCGACCGGTGGTCTTTGAGCCGACCAGCAATAAATGGCAGGGAAAAACATGCTTTGGATTTCAGATTCATCCGACGGATTGCCGCTTATTCCTGCCGTATCGGACGTCCCTTGCATTGCTCCAGGCGGTCATGACTCTTTATCCTGAGGATTTTCAATTAAAAGCCCCTCCCTATGAATATGAATTTGACAGACGGCCTGTTGATCTGATAGTTGGGGATATGCAATTAGCCGAACGTCTCAGGAATGGCGAAGACATCCTTGGACTTGAGGCCGGTTGGCAGGACGAGCTTGTTGCCTTTATGGAGGTTCGTGATCAGTATTTACTCTACACAGATAAACAGGATCAGCGAATACCTTGCCGCTGA
- the metF gene encoding methylenetetrahydrofolate reductase [NAD(P)H] gives MLVKDILKENRISFGFEFFPPKADEDWDNLFKTIADLMPLKPACVSVTYGAGGSTRDRTHKLIVRIQQQTNLTVVSHLTCVGSTKDEIKSILENYDKSGVQNILALRGDPPKGQKEWKPTLNGFEYATDLVAFIKKNFPKMGIGVAGFPEGHPETPNRLKEIEYLKAKIDAGADYIVTQLFFDNRDFYDFKERCQLAGINVPILAGIMPLTTRHGMIRMAELAAGAKIPARLLKAVERASSDEYVEKVGIHWATEQVRDLIDNNVDGIHFYTLNKARATLKIYESLGVTDSNQLTA, from the coding sequence ATGCTCGTAAAAGATATTCTGAAAGAGAATAGAATCTCTTTTGGTTTTGAATTTTTTCCACCCAAAGCCGATGAAGATTGGGACAATCTCTTTAAAACTATTGCCGACCTGATGCCGCTCAAGCCTGCTTGCGTCAGCGTCACCTACGGCGCCGGTGGTTCCACCCGAGACCGGACCCATAAACTCATTGTCCGCATCCAGCAGCAAACCAATCTTACCGTGGTATCGCATCTCACCTGCGTTGGTTCAACAAAAGACGAAATCAAATCAATTCTTGAAAACTATGACAAAAGCGGCGTTCAAAACATTCTGGCACTCAGAGGCGATCCGCCCAAGGGTCAGAAGGAATGGAAGCCCACCCTTAACGGATTTGAATATGCAACCGATCTGGTTGCCTTTATCAAGAAGAATTTCCCCAAAATGGGCATCGGGGTTGCAGGTTTTCCGGAAGGTCATCCGGAAACCCCGAATCGTCTCAAGGAAATAGAATATCTTAAAGCAAAAATTGATGCCGGTGCTGACTATATCGTCACCCAGCTCTTTTTTGACAACCGGGATTTCTATGATTTTAAAGAGCGTTGCCAACTTGCCGGAATCAATGTGCCGATTCTTGCAGGCATCATGCCACTTACCACACGGCACGGCATGATACGCATGGCGGAACTGGCAGCCGGCGCAAAAATCCCCGCCAGATTACTTAAGGCAGTGGAACGGGCCTCAAGCGACGAATACGTTGAAAAAGTCGGTATACACTGGGCAACCGAGCAGGTCCGCGACTTGATTGACAACAATGTTGACGGCATCCATTTCTATACATTAAACAAGGCCAGGGCTACCCTCAAAATTTACGAATCCCTCGGAGTAACCGATTCAAACCAGTTGACGGCCTGA
- a CDS encoding transcriptional repressor, with amino-acid sequence MFKFPFLSLKKQNRASLEGPQFVAHDQHALERRQFQTVLESYHATRIEQRLKILDIFLSTEQHITLSDLEYIIREKDPELLDRSFLKETMEMFCQFGFARKMTFDGQHNHYEHKHLGAHHDHFICTRCGYIQEFVNQGLEQLQLKIARDFQFHPLQHKMEIYGLCAKCMEQRATTLPLLLAANGEEVCIVALEGGKGLQARLASMGLTIGTKLEVINNHASGPFIVAVNETRLALGVDMAQKILVTHECKHPRV; translated from the coding sequence ATGTTTAAATTTCCATTCTTGTCACTTAAAAAACAGAATCGTGCCTCCCTTGAAGGCCCGCAGTTCGTCGCTCATGATCAGCATGCACTTGAACGCCGACAATTCCAGACCGTGCTTGAATCCTATCATGCAACCCGGATCGAACAACGGCTGAAAATACTTGATATATTTCTTTCAACCGAACAGCACATCACCTTGAGTGATCTTGAATACATTATCCGGGAAAAGGATCCTGAGCTTCTTGACCGTTCTTTTTTGAAAGAGACCATGGAAATGTTCTGTCAGTTCGGTTTTGCCCGGAAAATGACCTTTGACGGCCAGCACAACCATTATGAACACAAGCATCTGGGCGCCCACCACGATCATTTTATCTGCACCCGTTGCGGATATATCCAGGAATTCGTCAATCAGGGATTAGAACAATTGCAGTTGAAGATAGCCAGGGATTTTCAATTTCATCCGTTGCAGCATAAAATGGAGATTTATGGATTATGTGCAAAATGCATGGAACAGCGGGCAACGACCTTGCCGCTCCTGCTTGCTGCAAATGGTGAGGAAGTGTGCATTGTCGCCTTGGAGGGCGGCAAAGGATTACAGGCCCGGCTTGCCTCAATGGGGCTTACCATCGGCACCAAACTCGAGGTTATCAATAATCATGCCTCCGGGCCGTTTATTGTTGCGGTAAATGAAACACGCCTTGCCCTGGGTGTTGATATGGCGCAAAAGATTCTGGTGACCCATGAATGCAAGCATCCCCGGGTATAG